The bacterium genome contains the following window.
GACGCCGTAGTCGTAGACGCTCGGCGCCACGTGGACGCGGCCGAAGGCGAGGTAGGCGTTTCCCTTCACGTAGTAGAGTCGCACCTCGTAGGGCGCGAACGGGGGATCCAACTCGAGCTGCTGCACCTCGGCGTAATCGGGTGGACCGTAGAGGCGGACCCAGTCGCGTAGATCCGAATTGCGCGCCATCTCCGCCGCCAGGGTGCCGCGGGAGATCAGGATCGGGTCGCCGACCTCGATGATCTCCGGCCGGTTGACCGCCGGATGCGACTGCGCTCGCGCCCCTCCCGCCCAGCCGAGAGCCACCAGCGCTGCCCCTGCCACGAGTACCGCTCCACGCCGCATCACCGTTCCTCCTTCACCCCGGCGAGGATAGCCGCCCGCGATCAACCCTCAAGCAGTTTTTTGCGTGTAATCAGTCGGTTGGCGGCATACATGCGAGGTGCTCTAGCAACTGCGGATGAGCGCCTCCCCGGCGCGGACGACGCCGGCCAGGCGCCACTCGGCGTCGAGCAGAATGAGGTCGGCGCGCCGCCCGATGGCGACCCGCTGCCCGTGATCAGCCCGATCGATCGCGGCCGCGGGAACGGCGCTGGCGGCGTCGAGGATGAGGTCATCCGCCAGGTCCGGCATCCAGTCGCGCAGGTTGCGCACCGCCGCGGCGAGGGTCAGGGAGCTTCCGGCGAGGCGGCCGTCGTCGATCCGGCGGACGGCATCGGTGACGACGCAATCGGCGCCGAACAGGCGCAACGGTCCGGGCGCCTGACCGACCGCGGCCACGCCGTCGCTGACCAGCAGCCATCCTCCGCGCGGCTTGCTGCGCATCGCCAGCGTGAGGGCGCGGCGGTCGACGTGGACGCCGTCGGCGATGAGCTCCACGCGCAGCCGGTCGTCGGCCAGCGCCACGCCGAGCAGGCCGGGCGCCCGATGGTGCAGCGGCGGCATCGCATTGAAGCAATGGGTGACGTGCGTCGCCCCGGCGGCAATCGCCGCGTCCACCTCCGCGGCGGTCGCCTCGCTGTGGCCGAGCGACACCGCGACGCCGAGCGCGCGCGCGTGGCGGATCACCTCCAGGGCGCCCGGGAGCTCGGGTGCGAGGGTCAGCAGACGGATGTGCCCCTCGGCAACCTGGTGCAGGGCGTCGAGCTCGGCGAGGGATGGCGGGCGCATCCAGTCCGCGCGCTGCGCGCCGCCGCGGCGGGGATTGAGGAACGGCCCTTCGAGATGAATGCCGAGGAGTGACGCCCCGACCTCCTCACGCATGGTGGCGGTCACGGTCGCGACGGCGCGCCGCAGCGGCTCCGGCGGCAGCGCGGCGATGGTCGCGAGCAGCGCGGTCGTGCCGTGCGCGGCCAGCCGGCCGCGGATGCGCCGGACGCCGTCGGCGTCGGCGTCCTCGAACATGGCGCCGCCGGCGCCGTGGACGTGCAGGTCCACCAGGCCGGCGGCGACCACGTGGCCCCGGACGTCGATCGTCTCCGCCGCCTCATCCGTGGCGCCGGCGCCGATACCGACGATCGCCCCGCCGCCGATGCGCACGTCGCACTCGTCGCGCCAGCCGTCGGCGGTCAGCACCCGGCCGCCGCGCAGTCGCAGGCGCGGCGCGGCGCGGCTCATACGGCGCCGACGGCGCGCAGCGCGGCGATCTCGGCGGCGCTGAAGCCGTAGCCCGCGAGGGCGACGTCGGTGTCGGCCCCGAGCTCCGGCGGCAGCCGCTCGACCGCGCCCGGGCTGGCGCTCAATTTCACCGGCACGCCGGTGGTCTTCAGCGTGCCGAGCGTCGGGTGCGCCAGCTCGACGTACATCTGCCGGGCGCGCACCTGTGGATCGGCGAAGGTCTCCGCCATGTCGTTGATCGGCCCGCTCGGCACGTCCGCGGCGTTCAGCAGCGCCACCCACTCGGCGGCGTCGCGGGTCGCGAGGCGAGCCTCGAGCGCGGCGGTGAGGGCGGCCCGCTCGGCGACGCGGGCGAGCGGGGTGGCGAAGCGTGGGTCCTCGCCCAGGGCCGGAAGGTCGAGCGCAGCGCACAGGGCGCGCCACTGGCGGTCGTTGCCGCAGGCGATATTGAACCCGCGGTCGCGCGCCCGGTGGACGCCGTACGGTGCCGCCAGCGGATGGTGGTTGCCGGCCAACGGCGGCGGCGTCCCGGTCGCGAAGTAGATGCCGGCGCTCCAGCTCAGCACCCCGACCAGGGCCTCGAGCAGCGAGGTGCTCACCACCTGCCCGTCGCCGGTGCGCTCGCGGTGGTAGAGCGCCAGGGCGATCCCGTGCGCCGCGAAGGTTCCGGCCAGGATGTCGCCGATGGCGATGCCGACGCGAGTCGGCTGCTCGGTGCCGGTGACGCTCATCAGCCCAGACATGCCCTGCGCGATCTGATCGAACCCCGGCCGCTGGGCATACGGCCCGTCGGCGCCGAAGCCGGAGATGTTGCAGTAGATGAGGCGGGGGTTGGCGGCCCGCAGCGCGTCGGCGCCGAGACCGAGACCGGTCATGACCGACGGGCGGAAGTTCTCGACCACCACGTCGGCCTGCGTCGCCAGGCGGCGGAAGGCATCGCGGCCGGCGGGCAGCCGCAGGTCGAGCGTGGCGCTGCGCTTGCTGCGGTTCACGGAGAGGAAGAAGTAGCTCGCCTGCGCCCCTCCGCCGCCGAATTCGCGGCCGCCGCGTGGCGGCTCGAGCTTCAGCACGTCGGCGCCCATGTCGCCCAGCAGCATGGTGCAGAAGGGGCCGGCCAGGTAGCGGGTGAGGTCGAGAACCCGCACGCCGTGCAGCGCGCCGGCGCTCATCGCCCCTGGAAGCGCGGCGGCCGCTTCTCCAGGAAGGCCGCGATCCCTTCCTGGTAGTCCGCGCTGTCGAAGCAGCGCCGCATCGCTTCGCGCAGGCCGGCCATGTCGCGATCGGCCGGCGCGC
Protein-coding sequences here:
- the nagA gene encoding N-acetylglucosamine-6-phosphate deacetylase; its protein translation is MSRAAPRLRLRGGRVLTADGWRDECDVRIGGGAIVGIGAGATDEAAETIDVRGHVVAAGLVDLHVHGAGGAMFEDADADGVRRIRGRLAAHGTTALLATIAALPPEPLRRAVATVTATMREEVGASLLGIHLEGPFLNPRRGGAQRADWMRPPSLAELDALHQVAEGHIRLLTLAPELPGALEVIRHARALGVAVSLGHSEATAAEVDAAIAAGATHVTHCFNAMPPLHHRAPGLLGVALADDRLRVELIADGVHVDRRALTLAMRSKPRGGWLLVSDGVAAVGQAPGPLRLFGADCVVTDAVRRIDDGRLAGSSLTLAAAVRNLRDWMPDLADDLILDAASAVPAAAIDRADHGQRVAIGRRADLILLDAEWRLAGVVRAGEALIRSC
- a CDS encoding CoA transferase, producing MSAGALHGVRVLDLTRYLAGPFCTMLLGDMGADVLKLEPPRGGREFGGGGAQASYFFLSVNRSKRSATLDLRLPAGRDAFRRLATQADVVVENFRPSVMTGLGLGADALRAANPRLIYCNISGFGADGPYAQRPGFDQIAQGMSGLMSVTGTEQPTRVGIAIGDILAGTFAAHGIALALYHRERTGDGQVVSTSLLEALVGVLSWSAGIYFATGTPPPLAGNHHPLAAPYGVHRARDRGFNIACGNDRQWRALCAALDLPALGEDPRFATPLARVAERAALTAALEARLATRDAAEWVALLNAADVPSGPINDMAETFADPQVRARQMYVELAHPTLGTLKTTGVPVKLSASPGAVERLPPELGADTDVALAGYGFSAAEIAALRAVGAV